In Numenius arquata chromosome 1, bNumArq3.hap1.1, whole genome shotgun sequence, the DNA window AATAGAGTGAGTGGGTGCATGTAAAATgggaacataaaaataaaataaaatacaaaaatcttttCAGTAGTAATGTCCCATTTCTAGAGGGAAGTATGAGAACCATTAAACAGCAATGCTCAGTAAATATGGGTTCAGTAAACATTTCCCATCTGTTGTGCTCACAGAAAAGCCACACACTGTAATCACATTACAAGAGTGATGAAAAACTGCTCAAAAAACTCACAAGGCTGTCAAAAAGCAGCTATCAATGTCAGAGATTTATAAATTGATAGTTCAGATCCCCTGAATCCAAGACTTTTTTACAGACCGGAATGAGGTACTTGCTTAACTGTCCATGTCCATTCTCAGCAACTTCAGAAATACTGGAGATCCAGGAAGAAACTAATGTAACACCGTAATTCAGACAGAGTAAACAGGCAGGCCTGGTAACTGTGAGCATGGTCAACAGAACTAACAGGTAACTGTGGTTTCCATCAAGTAAAGAAAGTAAACTGAATATGGAGAAATGAGCttatagaaaattaattttccttaagATTAAAGCTGTGGTTGATAATAGTAACAGTGTTACTCATGCAAGGCATGCCTCTTAGTCTTGTGTTACATTTTTCACTACAAAAGTAGGATAATACAGTTCAATAAAGCACATACTCCGTGGATTAAAGACCAACTAAGAGGTTTcaaagcttaattttaaatgagaaataccTAGTAACTTGACACTACGCTGCTTACGGATTTTATGGATTATTAGAAAAATACCCCATTTACTACATCTATATAATGTCAGAGCTATTCAATCCATCTGAAAAAAGAGTGCCCAAACAGAGCCAAAACATTAATTTATACGCTAGGAAGCAAGGATCTAAGTCCGACATACATGCCTTCTGTGAAGCAGTGCCCCAAAATGGGCTTTGAGGGACAGAGTGGATTACTATTTGACCACACATTCCCATTGCAGAGCTACCACAAAAAGAGCTAAGTTAGTGCTTGGATGGATTCAAAAGGCACTGGTGCATTTGGTACTGGTATAATTCCTAATGCACAGTGTACCCAGACCCTGGGGccaccaacaagaaaaaaaaaaaaaatactacagtaACTTTAGAAATACCACAAGAACAATTAAGAGCCTCAAAATCGcatcctgcagggacaggagaagTTCCGCCTAATTATCATCAGACAGATGGGGAGGGTGATTTAGTCACTCAACAAGAGTGCAACACAAAGCAAAAACATCCCTACATTAACAAGACCTTTAATCCAGCAgacaaagaagcagcaaattgaACACGAAGGATAACGGGCCATTACAGCAGGTTATGAGGGGTTGAAGCTCTCCACAAGCTGGAACACATCCACAAGATATGTATTGCTGCACATATGGACTCCCTCAGGGAAGTCCAAGTGTTCTCAAATCATGCAGAAGCCAGATGACATGATGAGGATGGCTCCTTCAGCCCAAAGACCCATTGCCATGTGCCACACAACTAGAGAGATATTTCATCAAGCTGTGCATGTATCCACAGTTAAAGGTCTTAGATGCTACCAGCTGCATCCTCCACCTCCCAGGACGAGGAGGGTTCCCATACTCCCATCAGCACTGCAAACGCAGCATTATAGAAAGGAGCAACATGGAAAGATGTGCAAACGGATGATGCTTAGAAGGGTGGATGAGTTACCTGGTCTGGTGAAAGAGCAATGGACCACACTGCCCCGTCGTGAGCATTAAGTGTCTCTATCAGACTCCCAGAAGCCAGGTCATACAGCTGAAGCTTCCCTGTCTGGGGAGACACATCACAGAGGAAAGATCAGACCCTCTGCCTTCACAACACACGATAGCTCGTAGCAGGAGAGCACTCCTGCCACCCATCTCCCAAACAGCCAACTTCCTTCAACGGCTGCTACACAGAGATGGCCAAACTCCTGATCTCCATCAGAGTCTTCCCAAAgctctccccagctctccagctcaAGCCACAAGAGCTACATAAAGAGACTGGGAAAAGAGCAGAACCTGACTGTCAGGCTTTTACACCTAAACCAGAGTACTCCAGATCAGGAGATGCCATGCATTTTCTGTAAGGCTGCCTTAATGACATTTTCATATCGTATTTCCAGACCTGGGCAGTCTGGCGTGCAGAAGGACACTACTTACCTTGGTGCCAATAATGACCTGCCGATCTCCTGGGACAAAGAGCGAGCAGAGCGCGTACTCACAGTCCATTGTCCGGATGCACTGCAAGGTCGATCTGTGGACAAAGGCAGAGCCCAAAATCTCTTATCACACACAAAATCTGGCCCACTAAGTGAGACGTGCTCCAGAATGGCCTCTGGGCACAGCTGTCTCTTCCGCTGAGGCCAGAAGATACACCATGACCATCCTATGGCCCAAACGCTATCCAGCATTACTGCTAAGAACATTTTCCATAAAATCATGCCATTACAGAGTCCACCATCGTGACTTATTGCTGTTATGAGCACGGACAGAACTCCTGTTCTCAAACAGCAATTCCTGTCATTCAGGAGATGAGGCAAGAGTATAAGATGGCATGCTCAAAGGAAACAGAGCTTGGAATCGGCACCACGCAGTAAACACTGAGACAACACCCTGGATCAAAACAGCAGCCTACTCAGTCTAATACTACATACTTCAGATAAGATGCCAAGAAACCCACACGTTCCCTAAAAAACAGACAGTAGCTAATTTAGGGTAAGTTAGTACctcttattaaaaatgaaaaaaacaccaagaaaatacAGTCTCTACCAGACTGCTATGTATGTGCTTTTGTGTTTAGAGATTTGGTTTTCCATATCTGCCGCTAACCTTAGCATCAGTGCTGCTTTACAGCATCAGACTCCACGAGTTAATTACGCAGTTTTAGCTCTATAGCGTCTCAGTTTCCCTAATAAAGAAGTCGAatagttttctatttatttccctcGCTTCATTCACTATTTTATATTTCTCCATTATTCCCTCTTCCTTATCACTGCCTCTCTGAACACAACATCCCTGAGTTCCGGGAGACTGAGACACATAGAGCAGAGGGAACTGACACAACTGGACTGCGTACCTGTTCCAAATCTTTACAGACTCTGCAGCTGCTGAGAGAATGGCAATGTTGTCAGAGCTAAAAGCCAGCGTCCTGACATCACTTCGGTGGCCTCCAATGGTTATCTTGGACGCACGGACAGCCTGTGGGACTTGTGCTGACAGGTTCAGGTTGTACGACTCAATGATGTTGTTCTGGAGCAGCAGTACAATCTTCAGCTCTCCTTTTGGAGAGAGAATTAAGTCAAATGACCTGTTTGATTagacaaaaatcagagctgtaCACGGGGGCAGTAAGACACAATGTAGGAGGGATCAAATATCAAGAACAAGCGAGAAAGAGGAAAATAGACTGAGTACATGCCACAAGCAAGCGCACACTAAGCCGCAGAGGTGTGCAAGAAGGGGACCACTTGTGAAAGAGGTCTGAATGGACTGGCAGACTGTGGTAagcccctccccacctccaagCTGAACAGATGTTGGGGAGGAAACATCTTGCACCCCACCCTTATAATGAGCTGGGGAGAGCTCTCCCCAAGCAGCTGCATAACGACAGCTCAGCCTCTACAACAGGCTTTCCACTCACTTGATTTTAGAAGAAGCTCTGATGTTAGTGACCCGCTGAATCTCCTCCTGCAGGCTCAGCTCCACGCTCCTTTCAGGCTCCTCTTCAGAGTTCTGTCTATAAATGTCAGATAATGGAGGACAGTCAAACAACTCGGCACAGCCACCACAAACTAACACAGGGACAGTGAATAACATAAGGAAACCACTTAGCCTACTGAAAACAACCATCTTCTTATCCAGCAGTGCTAACTATATTTAAGAACAGGGTGAGACAGTGAATTTCATGCTGGTAAGCAGACTATCAAAGAGACAAACTGTCCTAAAAAACGCAACTCCTCTGGAGCCAAAGCACTTCAACATGGTGTGTTAGAAAGATGGGTACAAAACAGACAACAGAACGCTGTGTTTGAGAGGGAGATTAGTCATCCTCATTGAGGATCCTCATCAGTTTTCCTCAACTCCTACCATTCACCAAAAGTCCTCAGCCACTGCCAAAATGCATCTCTAGATTCACATGTCCTCTGCTTCAGTTTCTACCCTGGAGCCAGACCTCTCCCTAAGGGCTGTTCTGAGGCACCTTGTTAAGACACTTAACATGAAACAAACATTAAGAAAGCTCTCACCAGTGTCTCTGCCTGCTGTAAAACAGGAGATGAGGTATCAGAGTTACCCTGACTTCTCAGATGAAACTCTCATTCCTGTACATCCTATCAAAGACTTTATTTGATGCACCACGCAGTGTAAATATGAACGTCAGGTAGAAATAAGCAGCTCTGAAAAACCCGTTTTTGTCCATTCCTTTGCGAACATTAGCttttttttgcaaagagaagACTCAGGAAGAAAGGTATTTCCTTAGTCTTTGGGAGCAGTGTTGTTCAGACAGCGAGCACAGGCAGAATGACAGTAGCTTGGAGTTCAACCACTGTGTCATGCTGCTGAAGTGTTTTTCTAACAGTTCTCTGGACACAGACAGCATCCAAATACATCCAAAAGATTGCTTacttggcttttttctttgctttcttcattttcttttccaatttcttttggATTTCCTCTTCAGAAAGGACAGAGAACACTTCCAGAACAGCATCTGTTCCCTAGAAACAGAGCAAACAAAGTTGAAGGCATGCAAAGCCCTGGCTGGCCCTTACAGAAATTACCCAAGGTCTCTAAGAACTTCCTCTACAGCTCAATAGCAGAGCACCCCCATTACTTACATGGCAGGCCAAAATCTTGCCCGTTCGATCTGTGGCAAGAGTAACTACTCGGTCTCTCCCTTCACGCATGATGGATCCAACTTTGCTGCACTTTACAAGGCGCTATagggaaagaagaagaggagCTTTGGTCTGAAAGGTCAAGCGATCTTCTCGAGGCAAACGCAGAAACCTACTGGCAAGGGAAGtcaagaggagaagaggaggaaaggcaCCTATAGGGTCCTGGTAGAACAGCTAGCAAGGATAATCAAGGGACAAAACAAGGAGCTACAGGCTTATCTCCTTATGTTTTGTGGCATTTtagctgaaaataattattgACAGTCTCGGTAGAAGAAAAACTTAACTTTACTGGTAAACTATAGCCATTTAAGAGACAGAGCAGAATTTTTATGCTACGTTCCTCTGAGtcagaagaggcagagaaggtGAGAACAGAGACTCTTAAACAGGTAGCTGAAGGGAGAGAAATCCTCTGGAGAGGAAGTTGGAAACGTATTTAACAAGGTCAGGTATCTACCATAACCTACAGTCTGAAATCTGAGGAGGACCCCAGAAAGTTCCACCGGAAAGACAGCTTCAGTAAAGtctccaccagcagcacaagTGGGAATGGCTTTCTGCAATCAAGTCTCACCCCATATTTCGTTTTGGTGCAACTCTACCCTCTCAGCTTGACCTGCAAAGCTGAGTATCAGCACTCAACTCAGCAGCTGCAAACCAACTACTAACTATTTTATTCCCATGTTGTTTGATGAAAGAGCTGTTAGCACTGTTGCACTTTAAACATTTGCTAAACATTCTCCCcaaacagaaggcaaagaaaaagctttcagtgGAGAATAACACAAGCATGTGTTTTGGCACACATACTTCTGCTGATGTTTTGCAGGTAGATGAGGCAGCAACTGCTGCTGAGGAAGATGTTATGAAGCAAGGCAAGAATTACTATGTTTTTCCTAACAGGATAAATATGACAGTGTACAAATGCAGAGAAGCAATGTGTGAGCAACTCTAAAACTCCTGCTGGCTCTGCAAGCAGCACCGTGCAAATGGGGTTAAATACCATCATCCCAGACAGCATGGAAAACAGCTTACTTCCTCAGGACACTCATCCATCTCTAGGGTCTCATCCTCTTCAGTGTTTCCTTCTGCTCCAGGTGAAGACCCTTTGATTTTCTTGGATTCTGGCTCATCAGGATCTTTCACCTGTTcatggacaaaaaaaaccctaaggagTTACCTTAAACCACAAGACCTACGGTGTTCTGGTTTCTGTCTCACACTATGTTTCCCTGGAGGAAGAAGTGGTTAGCATACACTGAAACAAAGGAACGGCCTACAGCATGCCTGTAAGCACCAAACACTCCATGACCTCCCCTGCTTATTATCCACCCACAAGACTGCCTTCTCTAGAGATAAGCCAGAAGGCGGGAAGATCTAACACACTCTGGAAATATTGTTCTGGAAGCACACACAGCTTCACTTGAAAGctcaaacacagaaaacagctcAAATACAGAAAGAAGTCTATCCCAAGAGCAGCTTCTGGACCCCTCAGACAGCAAAAATATTGCTTTGGCTCTCTTTCCCAGAACATCTATCAGACTTAACATGTTCCAGTCCCATCTTAGTCCAAAGAGAAGCAGCTGGGCAAGACTGTGATGGGTTACAGAGAGAATATCTTACCTCCTGGATGTACGCGATATCCCACACCCTCAGCTCACTGTCAGCACTCCCAGTGATCAGTCGCTTCTCTTCAGATATCAAAGCCATCCCCCAAACCTGTTCAGAGGCACTATGTGAGGAATTCGATTATGGCTCCTTTAACTATCATAACAACAGCAGAACATCtttaattgatttatttattaatcAAGAAGAGACTGGATCTAGCTAGGACCTCCTCTGGGGACATCTGTATTGGAATTGTCACCCACAGCATGTTGATGACAGCTCCTGGAAAGTTTGGAAGTTTCTCATTTGCTCACCCCTAAAGCCTAAATACAAGCAAAATGTAACACGGTGCCAGTTTACAGCTCCTGAAAGCACAAAGTGAGTGATGACATGTAATCCAAAGTCCCCCCATGCCAACAGCTCCACACACACATCCTCTTTACCTCAGTACGGTGTCCAACCAGAGTTTTGAAGCAGTGCTGGGTGTCCAGATCCCACCATTTCACCAATGTGTCTTTGCCGctggaacaaagaagaaaacctgaAGACATGAAGAAAGACTGCCAGAGCTCACATGCTTAGAAAAGTGGTAGAAGtacaaaaatgtaaaacacaCCACAACATATCACAGAGCCGCTGCTCAGATGGAATTTCACAAGGACAAATTATAGCAATACAGAGGTGCTACAAAAAGGTATCTAGCGAGTCACCGAAAACTGCTTCCTCCTCTGGattcagctgcaagccccagtgTCACACACCCTCCCTTCTCACTTATTTAGGGTGAGAACAACTGCGAAGTGCTAATCCACTCTAAAGCTGCTTCTAAAACCCCCATCGACATTCTAAACCTGTCCCACGCCTGTGCGTTGCCCAGGCTACAATAAAAGCATATGCTTTCATTTTGAACAGTGATTTGGAGCTGCTTCCCCTAAGAGAGAATTACAGCTGTTTCAGTCCTTCAAAGCCCCCATATGATCAGATCTGCTCAAAAACACATTTCTGGCTATATTATGACACCCCAGTACTACAAGAGCACCCAAGAACAGTAATTTGAACATTTATACAGATTCTTTCAGTACAGCCTACTAAAATTAATACCTTCTTTTAATTTTGGTAACTTTGTTAGAGCCTCTTTTCCTCAATAAGtttcaaataaatcaaaatataaaacttTTTGCATTACTAAGCTCcctcaggacaaaaaaaattctgagtaCAAGTGATATTTATTGTTGATCCATCTATTTTGTCACACAGGATCCAAAGGTACTTGTAAATTTGACATATAAAATTATCACAAAATATTCTGTACACAAAGGTTTTGCTGCTTGGGCAAAAAACCAATCTAAAATAAGGAAGCAGAACTTTGCATCTCCAGAAAAACAGGATAACATCTCTACTctgttaataaaaggaaaaaaatagagaggaaTTCTTTATGTCAATTTAGCTACCGAGAGAATTAAGAAACCTTTCTAAAGCCAAACTGCAAAGTCTCGAAATTGCATTATCAAACAGGTATCatccacaaaaccaacaaaatactACTTTTTCCATTTGAAACAACACAAAAGCACAAGAAACTTGTTCTTATTTTACACTGAACTGATTGCATGCACTTTTCTATTAAGCTATTAGAttacaaattaataaataaaaaaaaattattgaccAATATTTGAGCAAGAGTATCTTCTGTGAActgtttattattaaaatacgCTTTATCATTAATAGGGTACTAGCAGCTCACATTGAGTAActaaaaaacaactcaaaaaaccACCTATCATCTTTTAATTAATTACTATAATTACAGCTTACTAGGAAGCAATTTTTCTGTAACGTTGTGTGAATTACACATACAGAAGGTAAGTCTATTCCTTGTTACAATAATTCTAAGCTGCTATATTTACCAGCAACTTAAACCCTTTTCCAAACATTATTTTTCAAGATTCCACTCAACATTTTTGGATTCAGGCACTGGACTTAAGAAATATGTCgaagtgaaaaaaatcatattctaaGATACTGCTGGGTCTGAGATATCATGAGtcgagaaagaaaatataaatcactGTAGCACGTTGGATGTCTAAATTGCAAGTAAACCCACGGCTGCTTTCCTGATCAACCACTACACTTAGCCTGGCTCACCTGGTGACCAACAGGTTCTTCTCCTTCAAGAAAAGGACTTGAGTGACAGCATCCTTGTGTCCTCTCAGCCGGTACAGACCGCTCTCATTGATGACATCCCACACAATGACATCTGTATCCTGGAACAGACAGATCATCTCCAAGAGACTGGCATTTGTCCCTGCACAATATCTACCTCTGCTATGAGATGGAAAAGGTTACCTGAGAGCAAGCTTTCTCACTCTGAATTTGAATGTTAGAGATGATTAATGCAAGTGATATTCCTTCCCCTGATGTGCATTCGGACCAACAGATGCACTTCTGCCCTGCTTTTCGCTATTCCTGAACTCACAAGCTTCTTTAGCCGTAACAGCTCTTCTAGTACCCCACTCCTGCCCTGCAGTCCCAGTCCTGGGCTCCTCAACTTCACTGCTGTCTTGCAGCCCTAACTCCTCTCACTACCATCTTCTGGCTATAGGCAGAGGCCACATAACCCACCTAAAATACCAAACATTTTAGCACAGGTCAGCCTTCCCCATGAAGAAATCTCTATGAAAGGCCTGTTCTCCAGATGTGCAACCCTCACCTTTGAGCCAGATACCAGCCGGCCACCCAGATGGTCATACTGCAGGGCTGTAACTGCAGCCTTGTGTCCATTGAAAGTGATATTTGCCTCTCCACTTAGGAGGTTGAAGACACGGATCGATCCGTCTTCATATCCAACAGCCAAGTTCAATCCATCTGGAGAGGGGCAGAGGCAACTGACCTCCTGCTTGAGACCCTTAAGGATAAGAACCTGCAATTTTTAGGAGACAAAACACATATAATGTTCATACATGACATGTCAGAGCCAGATACTTACACAGCAGAAAGGATATACGCTGCTCTTCTACTGAATTTCCAACTGAGTGCTTCTGCCACTTTAGAAGttcatttttcagcttcctgCACTGAATACAGTGTCATTAGCCCCATTTTACGAGGCAGACAGCAGCTAGAAGGGAAGTAGTTTCTCCTAATCAAACAGGAAACTGGTGCAGAATGAGGTCTGGAACTCAGAAGTCCAAATTTCTGCCCCTGCATTTTTAGTGTCAGAGAGCAAGGAATATTGTTTGAGAGTTAAGTCTGAAAACTTCTTCCTGACTCATCCTCTTGCTTGGCCATTCTCAGGTACGGGACAGAGCTGCTTTTCCGCACAAGAATGTGAGAATGATAAAAACATCTCCAAAACAACGTGCCAGCAGTTTCCACTCTAGCAGCTGCTAAAGCAAATTCTGAATTCAGTTTGTAGTGGGCAGTAGCTCTTACAGTGATTTCAGAATCTGACAGGACAAAACACGTGGCAAAGTCCTTAAAGTTAGAGCTCACAACCCGCCCATGGGATATAACTTTCGCATGGGAAGCCCACAGCTGAAACACAAACTTCACAACACCCCTGTTTCATCCTAGAATTTTTACACAGTGCTGCCACCGGTCACCAGCTAAAGAGGGAACAGCTTCCCAGTTGCTGTGGCTGCAATGACTCTTCCCCAAATGAAGTATCACAGGCAAATCTCACAGGATTAACAGCGAGGTTCAGCCAGGGCATACTCACAGCTGCAGACTCACACCACAAGCAAATCTCAATCTGTGCCCAGACTAcagaaaaggggtggggggaaggagggagagaagctgtggaggccaTCCTccttctctactctgccctggtgaggctgcatctggagtactgtgtccagttctgggccccccagttcaagaagaatggggaactactggagagagtccagtggctAGCTATAAacatgatcaagggaatggatcACCTCTCTTAAGAGCAAAAGCTAAGAGACCTGGGTctcttagcctggagaagagaagagaagactgagaggggacctcatcaatgcttataaatatctaaagggcaggtgtcaagaggacggggccagactTCAGTGGTACTCGGTGACAGGACatggggcaacgggcacaaactggaacacaggaaattccatcccaacgtaaggaaaaacttctttactttgagggtggcagagcactagaagaggctgcccagagaggctgtggagtctccttctctggagataatcaaaacgcacctggatgcgttcctgtccaacctgctctcggtgaacctgctttggcaggggggttggactagatgatctccaaaggtcccttccaaccccataccattctgtgacaCTCGTCTGTTTTAAGTAGCCCCCGAATAATTAACGGCTTTGCTTCAGACGGTCCCAAAGTGCCGCACGCTACACCCGCCCCGTGCTCCTCATCGCCCCTCGGAGAAGGCCGCCCGGGAGGGCCCCGCTCCCACCTTCTCTCCTTTCCGCGTGTCCCAGACGAAGACGTGCTCGCAGGCTGGCACCGCCACGCAGCGGCCCCGCTCGCCGCGCAGCCCCACGAAGGCCGCGTTGCCCCGGGCGCTGGCCACCAGCCCGAAGAGCGCGGCCGGCCCGTACCGCAGGTACTGCCGAGTGAGGCCCATGGCGGGGGTGGCGGGGGTGGCAGCGGCGCCGCGGGGAAAGAAGGCGCCGAGGAAACCCCGTCTCCTCCCGTCCCGCCCGGTGCCACCGGCCGCCACGCGTGCCGCGCGCCCCTCCCCTCACCGCCGAAGCCGGAAGTGCGTCGGAGCGGGCGGGGACAGCCCCCGCCGGAAGTGAGGCGATGAAGCCGGCGGCCGGGCAGCCCGGGACCGGGCGGCCCCGGCGccggccgggggggcggggctaCTCCCGGAAGCGGAAGCGCTCGGCGGCGGCTCCGCTTTTCTGGGTGATGTCGCCGAACCGACGCCGATCGAGACCCTCTGGCCgggcggggctggcggcggcgcggCCTGCCCGTGAGTTTCCTGCGCGGCCGTGCCGGAGATGGAGGCCGCTGTTGCTGGCGGCTCCGCCCTGATAGGGATTGGCGGGAGGCGCTGGCCCCTCGCCGGCCTCTCCTTCGGCGGCGCAGGGCACCAGGCGGTGTGTTGCGGGAGAGACAGCGCATTCCTCCTGGGCAAGGGCACGACACCTCGCCTGGGGGAGCTTTAGGGCCCTCCGGTCCCGCTCGCAGCGCTCCGCTCCGACTTGCGAGGCCGCCatccccgccggggccgcctctGCCGCGGGAGGGCCTCGGGCAACGGCTGGGGAGGGTGTCCAAGGGGAGCTCCGGTGCACTCGTGtgcttctctctgcctctcaccAGGCCCCTGGTCTTGGCTGTTCGTCAGACGAAAGACACCGCTGTGGATGAGCTTTTGGTCGGAGCCGCTCTAACGGCTCTTGCCTTCTCATTCGTTGGCTTTCTCCCAACTCCTTGTGGCAAAACTCTTGCTCAAATGCTCTTATGGCTGTCTTCATTCTAGTGTCAGCCTTTATTACCCCTCGATTTGAGTTTgcatgtttggtttgttttgtggtttttgttttttctaatgaatatattttctcattcatttttcagAGTTACCACTTGTGGATGCtatcttttcaaaattaatatcaATTATGAACCTGTGAGAGAGGTTAAATAGTAGGTGTGTATG includes these proteins:
- the WDR3 gene encoding WD repeat-containing protein 3, which encodes MGLTRQYLRYGPAALFGLVASARGNAAFVGLRGERGRCVAVPACEHVFVWDTRKGEKVLILKGLKQEVSCLCPSPDGLNLAVGYEDGSIRVFNLLSGEANITFNGHKAAVTALQYDHLGGRLVSGSKDTDVIVWDVINESGLYRLRGHKDAVTQVLFLKEKNLLVTSGKDTLVKWWDLDTQHCFKTLVGHRTEVWGMALISEEKRLITGSADSELRVWDIAYIQEVKDPDEPESKKIKGSSPGAEGNTEEDETLEMDECPEERLVKCSKVGSIMREGRDRVVTLATDRTGKILACHGTDAVLEVFSVLSEEEIQKKLEKKMKKAKKKAKQNSEEEPERSVELSLQEEIQRVTNIRASSKIKSFDLILSPKGELKIVLLLQNNIIESYNLNLSAQVPQAVRASKITIGGHRSDVRTLAFSSDNIAILSAAAESVKIWNRSTLQCIRTMDCEYALCSLFVPGDRQVIIGTKTGKLQLYDLASGSLIETLNAHDGAVWSIALSPDQRGFVTGGADKCVKFWEFELVKDESSVQKRLSMKHVRVLQLDEDVLCVRYSPNQKLLAVSLLDCTVKIFYVDTLKFFLSLYGHKLPVLCMDISYDGTLIATGSADRNVKIWGLDFGDCHRSLFAHDDSVMYLQFVAKSHLFFTAGKDSKIKQWDADKFEHIQTLEGHHQEVWCLALSPNGDYVVSASHDKSLRLWERTREPLVLEEEREMQREAEYEESVAKEEQPVVPGETQGETGLAGKKTIETIKAAERIMEAIELYREEMAKLKEHKAICKAAGKEVPFPVNPILRAYGNITPSAYVLEVFKKVKSSELEESLLVLPFSYVPDLLRLFNEYIHLGSEVELLCRALLFLLKIHFGQITSNHMLVTVIENLKKTTISRVSEARDVLGFNMAGLQYLKREIEAKDEVTFFADATDRFEEKKRKRKKKEKMVLAVL